Proteins found in one Acidobacteriota bacterium genomic segment:
- a CDS encoding carbohydrate binding family 9 domain-containing protein — protein sequence MLDGAVLDDPAWAEAEPATGFVQNQPDEGQPASERTEVRMIYTADTIYVGVVCYDRDPASIIVTDSRRDSSLMDSDSFQLIFDTFFDRQNGFVFGTSPSGQEYDGQLANEGAGGSGMGRTGQGGQARGAGGGFNQNWDGVWQVRTAISEIGWSAEFAIPFRTLRFPAGSAQTWGVNFQRNIRRRNETAYWAPIPRQFDLFRVSQAGQVTGIVAPEGLWRTLQLTPYVVGETARRPDTAVARDITSNLGDFGGDLKYGVTSGLALDLTYNTDFAQVEVDDQQINLDRFNLFFPEKRPFFLENAGAFTVSNSGGAAFNDPGQTELFFSRRIGIGAAGEAIPITAGARLSGKVTESVTVGFLNMQTEAAGESAPANNFTVARMRRDLPNRSSVGGLLVSRQATGALAGADNFNRTFAVDGRWGFGQNGLVSGFASRTQTPGLRGRDYAWDTALDYNAESWRVRAGYMEMGENFNPEVGYVRRTGFRKVDFGLFNTTRPGPNRFRIQELQPHVTFNRFWSLGSRFVQTSLLHMDSVIEFEDSSSLITAWNIREEGVIRAFPISGVTVAPGSYPWHEANLFYNSNRSAPVAWGFRFLGSGFFGGTLRSAGPTLQLRRGEALNVEFRWTRNDIDLPAGHVITNLATSRIAYNFSPRVFTQAFLQYNDSADLWSINLRFGWLQDGNTGLFVVYNQTDGLLDYIPTGSGKSLIVKYTHLFDLLQ from the coding sequence GTGCTCGACGGCGCCGTGCTGGACGACCCCGCGTGGGCGGAGGCGGAGCCGGCGACCGGCTTCGTGCAGAACCAGCCCGATGAAGGGCAGCCCGCGTCGGAGCGGACCGAAGTCCGGATGATCTACACCGCCGACACGATCTACGTCGGCGTCGTCTGCTACGACCGGGACCCGGCGTCGATCATCGTGACCGACAGCCGCCGCGACTCGTCGCTCATGGACAGCGACAGCTTCCAGTTAATCTTCGACACCTTCTTCGACCGGCAGAATGGGTTCGTCTTCGGGACGTCGCCGTCTGGACAGGAATACGACGGCCAACTCGCCAACGAGGGGGCGGGCGGCAGCGGCATGGGACGGACGGGACAGGGCGGCCAGGCGCGCGGCGCCGGCGGCGGCTTCAACCAGAACTGGGATGGCGTCTGGCAGGTACGCACCGCGATCTCCGAGATCGGCTGGAGCGCGGAGTTCGCGATCCCGTTCCGGACGCTCCGCTTTCCGGCGGGTTCCGCCCAGACCTGGGGAGTGAACTTCCAGCGCAACATCCGACGGCGCAACGAGACGGCGTACTGGGCGCCGATTCCGCGGCAGTTCGATCTGTTCCGCGTCTCCCAGGCGGGCCAGGTGACGGGCATCGTGGCGCCCGAGGGGTTGTGGCGCACTCTGCAATTGACACCGTACGTCGTCGGCGAGACGGCGCGCCGTCCTGACACCGCCGTCGCACGCGACATCACGAGCAACCTCGGCGACTTCGGCGGCGACCTGAAGTACGGCGTGACCTCGGGGCTGGCTCTCGACCTCACCTACAACACCGACTTCGCGCAGGTGGAGGTGGACGATCAGCAGATCAACCTCGACCGGTTCAACCTCTTCTTCCCGGAGAAACGGCCGTTCTTCCTGGAGAACGCCGGTGCGTTCACGGTGAGCAACAGCGGCGGTGCGGCGTTCAACGACCCGGGTCAGACCGAATTGTTCTTCAGCCGGCGGATCGGCATCGGCGCCGCGGGCGAGGCGATTCCGATTACAGCCGGCGCCCGGCTGTCGGGGAAGGTGACCGAATCGGTCACCGTAGGCTTCCTGAACATGCAGACCGAGGCGGCGGGGGAGTCAGCCCCCGCGAACAACTTCACGGTGGCGCGGATGCGGCGCGATCTGCCCAACCGGTCGAGCGTCGGGGGGCTTCTCGTCAGCCGGCAGGCGACCGGCGCGCTCGCGGGGGCGGACAACTTCAACCGGACGTTCGCCGTCGACGGACGCTGGGGCTTCGGACAGAACGGGCTGGTTTCCGGGTTCGCCTCGCGGACGCAGACGCCGGGGCTCAGGGGCCGCGATTACGCCTGGGACACGGCCCTCGACTACAACGCCGAGAGCTGGCGGGTGCGTGCCGGCTACATGGAGATGGGGGAGAACTTCAACCCGGAAGTGGGTTACGTCCGGCGCACCGGGTTCAGGAAGGTGGACTTCGGCCTCTTCAACACGACGCGCCCCGGTCCCAACCGGTTTCGCATTCAGGAGCTGCAGCCTCACGTTACGTTCAACCGGTTCTGGAGTCTGGGCAGCCGGTTCGTCCAGACCTCGCTCCTCCACATGGACAGCGTCATCGAGTTCGAGGACAGCTCATCCCTGATCACGGCCTGGAACATCCGGGAAGAGGGGGTGATCAGAGCCTTCCCGATATCCGGGGTCACCGTGGCGCCCGGCTCGTACCCCTGGCACGAAGCGAACCTCTTCTACAACTCCAACCGCTCGGCGCCGGTCGCGTGGGGGTTTCGCTTCCTGGGGAGCGGCTTCTTCGGCGGCACCCTGCGGTCGGCCGGCCCGACCCTGCAACTCCGCCGTGGCGAGGCACTGAACGTGGAGTTCCGTTGGACGCGCAACGACATCGATCTGCCGGCCGGGCATGTCATCACCAACCTCGCGACGAGCCGCATCGCCTACAACTTCTCGCCCCGCGTGTTCACCCAGGCGTTCCTGCAGTACAACGACAGCGCCGACCTCTGGTCGATAAACCTCCGCTTCGGCTGGCTGCAGGACGGCAACACCGGACTGTTCGTCGTCTACAACCAGACCGACGGCCTTCTCGACTACATCCCGACCGGCAGCGGCAAGAGCCTGATCGTCAAGTACACGCACCTCTTCGACCTGCTGCAGTAG
- a CDS encoding transcriptional repressor, with translation MNEDAERLLRQHGLQVTAQRLAVLRAMATHPHATADELADDVRGSIGSISRQAVYDTLGTLVERGLARRIQPAGSPARYEDRVGDNHHHLVCRACGDMVDIDCAVGEAPCLTADDDHGFEIVEAEVIYWGYCPGCRNRLAGSKTGRANNRKG, from the coding sequence GTGAACGAGGACGCTGAGCGGCTCCTGAGGCAGCACGGATTGCAGGTCACCGCGCAGCGGCTGGCCGTGCTCCGGGCCATGGCGACCCACCCGCACGCGACGGCCGACGAGCTCGCCGATGATGTGCGAGGGAGCATCGGATCGATTTCGCGGCAGGCGGTGTACGACACGCTGGGAACGCTGGTCGAAAGGGGTTTGGCCCGCCGGATTCAACCCGCGGGGTCGCCCGCGCGGTACGAGGATCGGGTCGGCGATAATCACCATCACCTCGTCTGCCGCGCCTGCGGCGACATGGTCGACATAGACTGCGCTGTCGGTGAGGCGCCCTGTCTCACCGCCGACGACGATCACGGCTTCGAGATCGTGGAGGCCGAAGTCATCTACTGGGGGTACTGTCCCGGCTGTCGCAACCGGCTCGCGGGCAGCAAGACAGGAAGGGCAAACAACAGAAAGGGTTGA
- a CDS encoding esterase yields the protein MSKRLVQAALAGLLLIVVAPPAAAEVIRWQVDGRTREAIVYGPESPTAEGAPLVLVFHGFGDNMRNFQRANLHVAWPEAIVVYFQGLPTRRGLPGWQGEPGAANRDLKLVDVALRSLRETHNIDDDRIYATGYSNGGMFTYLLWAERPGVFAAYAPVAARLRPSVRPSQPSPVFHVAGARDLVVDFADQEAAIAVAIEVNGVDAATECGAGCTVYGAGTAAPVMTWIHGGAHVYPRGTSERIVSFFRELSRSR from the coding sequence ATGAGCAAGCGTCTGGTGCAAGCGGCTCTGGCCGGTCTATTGCTGATTGTCGTTGCGCCGCCAGCGGCCGCGGAGGTCATCCGATGGCAGGTCGATGGCCGGACGCGCGAGGCCATCGTTTACGGGCCCGAGTCGCCGACAGCGGAAGGAGCACCACTGGTCCTGGTGTTTCACGGGTTCGGCGACAACATGCGGAACTTCCAGCGCGCGAATCTTCACGTCGCCTGGCCGGAGGCTATCGTCGTGTACTTTCAGGGACTGCCGACGCGCCGCGGCCTTCCGGGTTGGCAGGGGGAGCCCGGCGCCGCCAACCGCGACCTCAAGCTCGTCGACGTGGCCCTCCGGTCGCTGCGGGAAACGCACAACATCGACGACGACCGCATCTACGCGACCGGCTACTCCAACGGCGGGATGTTCACCTACCTCCTCTGGGCGGAGCGCCCCGGCGTGTTCGCGGCCTACGCCCCCGTGGCGGCCCGCCTCCGCCCTTCGGTGCGCCCTTCGCAACCCAGCCCCGTCTTTCACGTTGCCGGCGCGCGCGATCTGGTGGTGGACTTTGCGGATCAGGAAGCCGCCATCGCGGTCGCCATCGAGGTGAACGGCGTTGACGCGGCGACAGAATGTGGAGCCGGCTGCACGGTGTACGGAGCCGGCACGGCCGCGCCGGTCATGACCTGGATCCATGGGGGCGCTCACGTCTACCCGCGCGGGACCAGCGAGCGGATCGTCTCGTTCTTTCGCGAGCTGTCCCGTTCGCGCTGA